From Nostoc sp. 'Lobaria pulmonaria (5183) cyanobiont', the proteins below share one genomic window:
- a CDS encoding CHAT domain-containing protein, whose translation MISPQCCFKYLFSGILGLSLILIQSSSPAQTVKKEEEFLKNQAVSLTSSGHEQLALDQANEALKIWQESTKIYRQLNDQEGVTESLINQNLAFQALGLHKQACNTLLEALKLNTILDICDTTLQQPALAQKEQLTAVIGKQKPTSVNLLGLQNLGEVLRILGQLNESETVLQETLTLAKLVSSSKISGIYLSLGNIEQSIYQQLQDKSSWIEEPLFREQIANIIPQKAQKSLWYYQTLENIPNISKSAKLQAQLNHLTLLISWEKWLSHQPNQANLHQKVNQQIRVLVNQIDGNSSAFLELSPEPSIHARLNFANNLSQIPDEELKSVAIRYAKLALKMAETINSIRWLSYSFGTLGKLSTQTEQKQAYFKKALGFAQSIRASDIAYQWQQQLGLIYQKQGKTELAIQNYNAAIANMTEVRDSLLSTNGDLQFSFQSEMEPTYRNSMRLLLTSPNPDLKRVIEINEGLQIARLENFLRCGKLDLVALNQLQNLNSAPTVIHIIDLGNTIEVIAQSTDGSLHHHSIESKLVRFQIDHLLEALQNEKFSEVGESSITTSSQEIYEKLIAPIQAYLPPSGTLVFTLDKSFQSIPMALLYDGKHYLIERYSIAETLGSRIRQPRVLHENQMIALIAGLSKLSPSSIDPNAPKNMENLLPSKQEIENVEKQTKSSVALLDKKFTLKRFKEELTQNNFPIVHITTHGQFSSDPLKTVLVAYDKLINIRDFDSLIRGKTENSQDAIELLVLSACETAKGNKQSAMGIAGIAAQAGARSTVATLWRVDADSTALLMQEFYKGLNNGLPKAEALRQAQLSLLSNPKYKKPYYWGGFLLVGSWL comes from the coding sequence ATGATCTCACCTCAATGTTGCTTTAAATATCTTTTCTCAGGCATTCTAGGGCTGTCTCTAATTTTAATTCAATCATCTTCCCCTGCCCAGACTGTAAAAAAAGAAGAAGAATTTCTCAAAAATCAAGCGGTATCCCTGACTTCTTCAGGTCACGAACAATTAGCTCTAGATCAGGCGAATGAAGCTTTAAAAATTTGGCAGGAATCTACCAAAATTTATCGCCAACTAAACGACCAAGAGGGAGTTACGGAAAGCCTAATTAATCAAAACCTTGCTTTCCAAGCATTAGGATTACATAAACAAGCTTGCAATACTCTTTTAGAAGCTTTAAAGTTGAATACAATTCTAGATATTTGCGATACGACTTTGCAGCAACCCGCTCTTGCTCAAAAAGAGCAACTGACGGCAGTAATCGGTAAGCAGAAACCAACATCAGTTAACTTGCTTGGATTACAGAATCTCGGAGAAGTCTTGCGGATTTTGGGTCAGTTAAATGAATCTGAAACAGTTCTACAAGAAACATTAACGCTGGCAAAACTTGTATCCTCATCAAAGATTAGTGGGATTTATCTGTCTCTGGGTAATATCGAACAGTCAATTTATCAGCAATTGCAAGATAAATCTTCTTGGATAGAGGAACCACTTTTTAGAGAGCAGATTGCTAACATTATTCCACAAAAAGCGCAAAAATCACTCTGGTATTACCAAACACTAGAAAACATACCAAATATCTCCAAATCAGCTAAACTGCAAGCTCAGTTGAATCACTTAACTTTACTGATCAGTTGGGAAAAATGGCTCAGTCATCAACCAAATCAAGCGAACCTCCATCAGAAAGTTAATCAACAAATTAGAGTATTGGTAAATCAAATAGATGGCAATTCTTCTGCCTTTTTGGAGTTATCACCTGAGCCATCTATTCATGCTCGGTTGAATTTTGCTAATAACCTCAGCCAGATCCCAGATGAAGAATTGAAATCAGTAGCGATTCGATATGCTAAATTAGCCTTGAAAATGGCTGAAACTATTAATAGTATCCGATGGTTATCCTATAGTTTTGGTACTTTGGGTAAATTATCAACTCAAACAGAACAAAAACAGGCATATTTTAAGAAGGCTTTAGGATTCGCTCAATCAATTCGGGCTTCGGATATCGCCTACCAATGGCAGCAGCAGTTAGGACTAATTTACCAAAAGCAGGGAAAAACTGAGTTAGCGATTCAGAACTATAATGCTGCGATCGCAAACATGACTGAAGTGCGTGATAGTCTTTTGTCAACTAACGGAGATTTGCAGTTCTCTTTTCAGTCAGAAATGGAGCCGACATATCGTAATTCTATGCGATTGCTCTTAACATCACCTAATCCTGATTTAAAAAGAGTAATAGAGATAAATGAAGGATTGCAGATAGCACGCTTAGAAAACTTTCTCAGATGTGGCAAGCTTGACCTTGTTGCTTTGAATCAGCTTCAGAACCTCAATAGCGCCCCAACAGTAATTCACATTATTGATTTAGGGAATACTATAGAAGTAATTGCTCAGTCAACAGATGGCTCACTTCACCACCATTCTATTGAATCTAAACTAGTTCGATTCCAGATAGATCATCTTTTAGAAGCTTTACAAAATGAAAAGTTTTCTGAAGTAGGCGAAAGTAGCATTACTACTTCTTCTCAAGAAATTTATGAAAAGCTAATTGCACCAATTCAAGCATATCTACCCCCATCAGGAACACTCGTATTCACTTTAGATAAATCTTTCCAAAGCATACCAATGGCATTGTTATATGATGGAAAACATTATCTAATAGAGCGTTACAGTATTGCAGAAACTTTAGGTTCCAGAATTAGACAACCTAGAGTCTTGCATGAAAACCAGATGATAGCTTTAATAGCTGGACTATCAAAACTAAGCCCCAGTTCTATAGATCCAAATGCACCTAAAAATATGGAGAATTTGCTCCCATCCAAACAAGAAATAGAAAATGTAGAAAAACAAACTAAATCGTCAGTTGCCTTGTTAGACAAGAAGTTTACCCTTAAGAGGTTTAAAGAAGAACTAACTCAAAATAATTTTCCTATTGTACATATTACTACCCACGGTCAATTTAGTTCTGACCCACTCAAAACAGTACTGGTTGCCTATGACAAGCTAATTAATATTAGAGACTTTGACAGCTTAATCAGAGGTAAAACCGAAAATAGTCAAGATGCAATTGAGTTACTTGTTCTCAGCGCCTGCGAAACTGCTAAAGGCAACAAGCAGTCAGCAATGGGCATTGCGGGAATAGCTGCCCAAGCAGGAGCGCGTAGTACTGTTGCTACTTTGTGGCGCGTGGATGCCGATTCTACCGCTTTGCTTATGCAAGAATTTTATAAAGGTTTGAACAATGGCTTGCCAAAAGCAGAAGCACTACGTCAGGCGCAATTGAGTTTACTGTCAAATCCTAAATATAAAAAGCCTTATTATTGGGGTGGGTTCCTATTGGTTGGAAGCTGGTTGTAA
- a CDS encoding protein kinase domain-containing protein: MSCYCINPLCDQRQNPDNIENCLSCGTSLLINDRIRLIKPLRALTQELFTYMEVFEVEDAGTQWNPVREQRIMKVLRWGSPKMVELIEQEALTLQLIHHPRIPKSTLDDFFTFVPNDTQLTLRCLVMDKVEGQNLEQWIEFNGRISQSLALEWFRQLIEILHDVHRSNFFHRDIKPSNIILQSNGQLSLIDFGVARRVTDTYLAKISGSGGTNTGRGGRYEITSVVTPGYTSLEQIEGRAVPQSDFFALGRTLVHLVTATPPVDLSKDTKTGNLLWRKDAPQIDKPFADFIDELMAPLPGNRPATTEVILQRLDRLPFKSKLNRVIKSKPFQLSVFVLGLLSIVGLIYASLPLVAKYYLDSGKKAYKENQIDQAENDFQKAVYFNTSLKYTVADYFLNQGKEAYKENRIADAEKDFQRAIKYGYNLTNSVSNFYFEKGLQHQNNPKIARKNYELAIKYNPKDDTAYNNLAIVCQQLYDYNCVNKTYEIIFKLKPNKWESHYGLGDFYDGQGEYDLAEKQYEIAIRSSDQAIFAVAALARLKNKKGDYKAAATLALNGLQKTNNKELQASLYKDLGWSRLMENKLTEAEKYLEKATKLDSERTDAYCLLSQIEESLGQLNYARAYIDACILTKSSLPEVFRWRQELLDRILDK, encoded by the coding sequence ATGTCATGCTACTGTATTAATCCCCTTTGCGATCAACGTCAAAATCCCGACAATATTGAAAACTGTCTCTCTTGTGGCACTTCGCTGCTGATTAATGACCGCATCCGCTTAATTAAGCCGTTGAGAGCGCTTACTCAAGAATTGTTCACTTATATGGAAGTTTTTGAAGTAGAGGACGCTGGTACTCAGTGGAATCCTGTACGTGAGCAGCGAATTATGAAAGTTCTGAGATGGGGATCGCCTAAGATGGTTGAGTTAATTGAGCAAGAAGCTCTAACTTTACAGCTAATTCATCATCCAAGAATCCCTAAAAGTACCTTAGATGATTTTTTCACTTTTGTTCCTAATGATACTCAACTGACACTGCGTTGTTTAGTTATGGATAAAGTCGAGGGACAGAACCTGGAGCAGTGGATAGAATTTAATGGGAGAATTTCACAATCTTTAGCATTAGAATGGTTCAGACAATTAATCGAAATTCTTCATGATGTACACCGCTCCAATTTTTTCCATCGAGACATTAAACCTTCTAATATAATTCTTCAGTCAAATGGGCAACTATCATTAATTGATTTTGGTGTGGCGCGACGGGTGACAGATACCTATCTAGCAAAAATTAGTGGAAGCGGAGGAACTAATACAGGAAGGGGAGGACGATATGAAATTACGTCTGTAGTTACGCCTGGTTACACTTCACTAGAACAAATTGAAGGGCGAGCAGTCCCACAGTCAGATTTTTTTGCTTTAGGGCGGACTCTTGTACATTTAGTCACTGCGACTCCACCTGTTGATTTGTCTAAAGATACAAAAACAGGGAACTTGCTTTGGAGAAAAGATGCGCCACAGATTGACAAACCCTTTGCTGATTTTATTGATGAGTTGATGGCTCCTTTACCAGGGAATCGTCCAGCAACTACTGAAGTAATTTTGCAGCGATTGGATCGCTTACCATTTAAATCAAAGCTTAATCGAGTAATTAAATCAAAACCGTTTCAACTGAGTGTGTTTGTATTAGGTTTATTAAGTATTGTTGGTTTGATATATGCATCACTACCTCTAGTAGCAAAATATTATTTAGATTCCGGTAAAAAAGCTTATAAAGAAAATCAAATTGACCAAGCTGAGAACGATTTTCAAAAAGCAGTATATTTTAATACTAGCTTAAAATACACAGTAGCAGATTATTTTTTAAATCAAGGTAAAGAAGCTTATAAAGAAAATAGGATTGCCGATGCTGAAAAAGACTTTCAAAGAGCAATAAAGTATGGATATAATTTAACTAATTCAGTCTCAAATTTTTACTTTGAGAAGGGTTTACAGCATCAAAATAACCCTAAGATTGCTAGAAAAAATTACGAACTAGCTATAAAGTACAACCCGAAAGACGATACTGCTTATAATAATTTAGCAATTGTGTGTCAGCAGTTATACGACTATAATTGTGTTAATAAAACTTACGAAATAATTTTTAAGTTAAAACCTAATAAATGGGAATCACATTACGGATTAGGTGATTTTTATGATGGGCAGGGAGAATATGATTTAGCAGAAAAGCAATATGAAATTGCTATTAGAAGTAGCGATCAAGCTATATTTGCCGTTGCAGCTTTAGCAAGGTTGAAAAATAAAAAAGGGGATTATAAAGCGGCAGCTACTTTAGCTTTAAACGGGTTACAAAAAACTAATAATAAAGAGTTACAAGCATCGTTGTATAAAGATTTAGGATGGTCAAGGTTAATGGAAAATAAGTTAACTGAAGCCGAAAAGTATCTAGAAAAAGCGACAAAGTTAGATAGCGAAAGAACAGATGCATATTGTTTGCTATCTCAAATAGAAGAATCATTAGGTCAACTTAATTACGCCAGAGCTTATATAGATGCTTGTATCTTGACTAAATCTAGCCTACCAGAAGTGTTTCGCTGGAGACAAGAACTGCTAGATCGGATACTTGATAAATGA
- a CDS encoding NB-ARC domain-containing protein, with protein sequence MDFSAEQGLRFSEISPSSPVTTAEEPLEQRISETVTFEEALIVVNNLVFAKRGKPLSDAEIRIMRGGWDNSEFVEIAENSPYSANYLQRRLAPQLWDLLSETIGNEERVGKRNLRYFLEQATKKYSVPFGLNNEQVLPPNDLVQGIRGELPDLSNFYGRTQELIHLKELIIKQRCVSLIGVAGVGKSALAAKLLTELSIESPSDFDCLIWKSVAYAPKVQDLVAELMQLIQPSETSSSLPETTQTMITKLVKQLKSRRCLLVLDEFDALFQKNNFEQRLDYRIFFRRLVEEQHQSRLLLTSRVLPDEFDSLLSAKRHIQWVRVEGLDADTAMHFLATQGLTDTQKCSELINTYRGNPLELKTVADRINHFFSGSTKIFFQHKTTFFSNELQAMLDEAFGQVLNETQKQIMIYLADKVASDFKPIKFVEIINDLNQKHQALVSTSELINALEKLERQSLIETNKDPFTKEISFTLQPVIKKYIMKDPQGLVRISHAFPKLANAS encoded by the coding sequence ATGGATTTCAGTGCGGAGCAAGGACTAAGGTTTTCAGAGATTTCCCCCTCTTCCCCTGTTACAACAGCAGAGGAGCCTCTAGAGCAGAGAATTTCAGAAACAGTAACTTTTGAAGAAGCTTTGATCGTAGTGAATAATCTAGTGTTTGCAAAAAGGGGTAAACCCCTATCTGATGCAGAGATTAGAATTATGAGAGGAGGGTGGGATAACAGTGAGTTCGTGGAGATAGCAGAGAACTCCCCGTATAGTGCTAATTATTTGCAACGGCGTTTAGCTCCTCAGTTATGGGATCTACTCTCTGAAACTATTGGAAATGAAGAACGGGTGGGAAAGAGGAACCTACGATATTTCTTAGAACAAGCCACCAAAAAATATTCTGTTCCATTTGGACTAAACAACGAGCAAGTACTTCCTCCTAATGACCTTGTACAAGGCATTCGAGGCGAATTACCTGACTTATCTAATTTTTATGGACGGACACAGGAACTAATCCATTTAAAAGAATTAATAATAAAGCAACGCTGTGTATCATTAATAGGTGTGGCGGGAGTTGGTAAAAGTGCATTAGCAGCAAAACTGTTAACAGAGCTTAGTATAGAGTCTCCATCTGATTTTGATTGTTTAATTTGGAAATCAGTTGCCTATGCACCGAAAGTTCAGGACTTAGTAGCCGAACTAATGCAACTAATCCAACCTTCAGAAACATCCTCAAGCTTGCCAGAAACCACTCAGACAATGATTACAAAACTGGTTAAGCAATTAAAATCGCGCAGATGTTTGCTGGTATTAGATGAATTTGATGCATTATTCCAGAAAAATAACTTCGAGCAGAGGCTAGATTACAGAATATTCTTTCGTCGCTTGGTAGAAGAACAACATCAAAGCCGCTTACTGTTAACTAGTAGAGTTTTACCTGATGAATTTGATAGTCTACTAAGTGCTAAACGGCACATCCAGTGGGTTAGAGTTGAAGGGTTAGACGCAGATACCGCAATGCATTTTTTGGCTACTCAAGGATTGACTGATACGCAAAAATGCAGCGAGTTAATCAACACCTATCGTGGTAATCCTTTAGAACTTAAAACAGTAGCGGATCGAATTAACCACTTCTTTAGTGGTAGTACAAAAATATTCTTCCAACACAAAACTACATTTTTTAGCAATGAGCTTCAAGCAATGCTTGATGAAGCATTTGGTCAAGTATTGAATGAGACTCAGAAGCAAATTATGATTTATTTAGCAGATAAAGTAGCTTCAGATTTTAAACCTATTAAATTCGTTGAAATAATCAACGATCTAAATCAGAAACACCAAGCATTAGTATCAACTTCAGAATTAATAAATGCATTAGAAAAACTTGAAAGACAATCGTTGATTGAAACTAATAAAGACCCATTTACAAAAGAAATCAGTTTTACTCTTCAACCAGTAATAAAAAAATATATCATGAAAGATCCGCAAGGATTAGTACGTATATCCCATGCTTTCCCAAAATTAGCAAATGCGTCTTGA
- a CDS encoding plasmid replication protein, CyRepA1 family has translation MSSATTEYPNNLTAAEHHELRTGSAIHPALIERNFFHIEGETIYDYLFISNKIPRKNAGRVTDAYIRQYQHLLLGGTWIQSLDPFKNWQPMDWGRIKPNFPRIDWQKGKPVKYESPPKTPNRVTYFDVANPIWDKVAKRYLIKRYHSLLALRLLDKLNPLIFWEWIKQHPEIPIILCEGEKKAACLLSLGFVAIALPGIWNGRVGQQDFDERLHPDLVPMAQAGRKFIILFDHETKAKTRWLVFQATVRTAKAIESAGCFCEVALLPGPEKGVDDFVVSRGVNANALLTAIIDDAKSLKDYKRSYRAKKWGLSKYQPDVTVNVLYLSEALCIPELEEKCLRVPELYDLEKEQLFTPSIKGHPPNKESTDSGGVHSSKSKKSPTFNFPKSGLVVLWSDMGTGKTELMRWWRDQNPNARFLNNGHRVNLLKNLAERLRTAMYSDLGYTGLAQAPALSITIDSLHKLNTQSLTYGCIFIDEACQYLTHLLHSNTCKQHRAAILEVLEYIVYNAPLVVIADAHMDDLTVNFFLAMRPKGEVPYIIKNEWRNGERTIYWYEGDNESALVAQISAALMLGEKVMVASDSKRFIKKLDKSFTIKCEESNSEKSHTPQKWRIWSVHSDNSGSDENVAFIKDITNAVKNFDALFTSPSLGTGVDISQYHFDLVFGVFHGVSQTATECAQQLYRYRPKVPFHIWVAPRPPFGYQDTNAAKIKERLLQTNEMTAFLLRIDRQTGKRGAEKDWALEAYCQIMANRHYSLNNLRDDLRSLLTEMGNTFICVGSDSDPQSLESLKAAAQALDRAHNSAVAKAKNITLSEYRARQSKDYLDPNEIFECEKFRISDSYGIEVTESLVEMDKGGRLIRAIAGLEAILAPPEESFTDPKTGQIYPTPPTIVTQKDRTERDNLPLCIDWGNYSARWLARFNLGLHQILASLMKGDEVTADDPTLLKMTEIAIHCAAHVKAILGFTIPLDCKPIWLLATLVEQLGLKLTFRKQGKRGQQVKLFSLSKEELEFALQVIAHRVEKRNQKENRTYYAAQNPAAYSVSPNQQPVSTPPPDAIGNSHCQGEDTTEFESPPTDRVTLLHCVEILRSGIKQGVDAIKGILKRWVEDLRWDTVLELEAIAPDELRLVEDQVPEFYALLNEEVLPMEG, from the coding sequence ATGAGTAGTGCGACAACTGAATACCCAAACAATCTCACGGCTGCTGAACACCATGAGTTGCGAACTGGTAGCGCCATTCATCCTGCATTGATTGAGCGCAACTTCTTCCACATCGAGGGAGAAACAATTTATGACTACCTGTTTATCTCCAACAAAATCCCTCGAAAAAATGCAGGTCGAGTCACGGATGCATACATAAGGCAATATCAGCATCTATTGCTGGGGGGAACATGGATTCAATCTCTTGACCCGTTCAAAAACTGGCAACCAATGGACTGGGGACGGATTAAGCCAAACTTCCCCCGCATTGATTGGCAAAAAGGGAAACCCGTCAAATACGAGTCGCCACCCAAAACTCCCAACCGTGTTACCTACTTCGATGTCGCTAACCCCATCTGGGACAAAGTTGCAAAGCGTTATTTAATTAAGCGCTATCATTCACTTTTAGCGCTGCGCCTGTTGGATAAACTCAATCCGCTAATATTTTGGGAGTGGATAAAGCAACACCCAGAGATTCCAATTATCTTATGCGAAGGCGAAAAAAAGGCTGCTTGCTTGCTTTCGTTGGGGTTTGTAGCGATCGCACTTCCTGGAATTTGGAACGGGCGCGTGGGCCAACAAGATTTTGATGAACGGTTGCATCCTGACTTAGTACCAATGGCTCAGGCGGGGCGCAAGTTCATAATTCTTTTTGACCACGAGACAAAAGCTAAAACCAGGTGGTTGGTATTTCAAGCTACTGTTCGCACTGCAAAAGCAATCGAGTCTGCTGGTTGCTTTTGTGAAGTTGCATTACTGCCGGGGCCAGAAAAAGGCGTTGATGATTTTGTAGTTAGTCGCGGTGTTAATGCGAATGCCCTGCTAACTGCAATTATAGATGATGCCAAATCACTCAAAGATTACAAGCGCTCGTATCGGGCTAAAAAATGGGGGTTAAGCAAGTACCAGCCGGATGTCACTGTTAATGTATTGTATCTCTCTGAGGCTTTGTGCATTCCTGAACTTGAAGAAAAATGCTTGAGAGTGCCTGAGCTTTATGATCTTGAAAAGGAACAACTTTTCACGCCATCTATAAAAGGACATCCTCCAAACAAGGAGTCTACGGATTCTGGCGGAGTTCATTCATCCAAATCGAAGAAATCCCCTACCTTCAATTTCCCAAAATCAGGACTGGTTGTACTGTGGAGCGACATGGGTACAGGCAAAACTGAACTCATGCGCTGGTGGCGTGACCAAAATCCTAACGCACGCTTCCTCAACAATGGACATCGCGTAAATTTGCTGAAAAATCTTGCCGAACGCTTGCGGACGGCGATGTACTCCGACTTGGGTTACACAGGTTTAGCCCAGGCTCCAGCTCTCTCCATTACTATTGACAGCTTGCATAAGCTGAATACTCAGTCTCTCACCTACGGCTGCATATTTATAGATGAAGCTTGCCAATACCTCACCCACTTACTACACAGTAATACTTGCAAACAGCACCGTGCAGCAATCCTAGAAGTCCTGGAATATATAGTATACAATGCGCCACTGGTCGTCATCGCTGATGCACACATGGATGACCTGACTGTAAACTTCTTTCTTGCAATGCGACCAAAAGGTGAAGTACCTTACATTATTAAAAACGAATGGCGAAACGGGGAGCGCACAATTTATTGGTACGAGGGGGATAATGAGAGCGCCCTAGTCGCCCAAATCTCGGCAGCGCTGATGCTTGGTGAGAAAGTTATGGTTGCAAGTGACAGTAAGCGTTTCATCAAAAAACTCGACAAATCCTTTACTATCAAGTGCGAAGAATCTAACTCCGAAAAATCACATACACCACAAAAATGGCGCATTTGGTCTGTCCATTCCGATAATTCTGGCAGTGATGAGAATGTCGCTTTCATCAAAGATATCACCAACGCCGTCAAAAACTTTGATGCCTTGTTCACCTCTCCCAGTCTCGGTACTGGTGTCGATATTTCTCAGTATCATTTTGACTTAGTATTTGGTGTGTTTCACGGCGTTTCCCAAACTGCTACCGAATGTGCCCAACAACTGTACCGTTATCGTCCAAAAGTCCCGTTTCATATTTGGGTGGCCCCGCGCCCCCCATTTGGCTACCAAGATACTAACGCTGCCAAGATTAAAGAGCGCCTCCTCCAAACCAATGAAATGACCGCTTTTCTGTTGCGGATTGACCGTCAAACAGGCAAACGCGGAGCCGAGAAAGATTGGGCGCTTGAGGCTTACTGCCAAATTATGGCTAACCGCCACTATTCTCTCAATAATCTGCGTGATGATTTGCGATCGCTCCTCACCGAAATGGGCAATACATTTATATGTGTAGGAAGCGACTCAGATCCTCAATCCCTTGAAAGTCTTAAAGCAGCAGCACAAGCTTTGGATCGTGCCCACAATTCGGCTGTTGCCAAGGCTAAGAATATTACTTTGAGCGAGTACCGTGCCCGTCAGAGCAAAGATTACCTTGACCCTAATGAAATTTTTGAATGCGAAAAATTCCGCATTTCTGATTCTTACGGCATCGAAGTAACCGAATCACTCGTAGAAATGGATAAAGGTGGTCGCTTAATTAGAGCAATTGCTGGACTTGAGGCCATTTTAGCCCCACCCGAAGAATCGTTTACTGACCCCAAAACTGGGCAAATTTATCCTACCCCACCAACAATTGTCACCCAAAAAGACCGCACCGAGCGCGACAATCTACCTTTGTGCATCGACTGGGGCAATTATTCCGCACGGTGGCTGGCTAGATTTAACCTGGGGCTGCATCAAATTCTCGCTTCTTTAATGAAGGGTGATGAAGTTACTGCCGATGACCCCACCTTACTCAAGATGACGGAGATCGCTATACATTGTGCTGCTCACGTCAAAGCAATTCTTGGGTTTACTATTCCCCTAGACTGTAAACCTATTTGGTTGCTGGCCACTTTAGTAGAACAGCTGGGGCTAAAGCTGACTTTCCGCAAGCAGGGCAAGCGCGGTCAACAGGTGAAACTTTTTTCTTTATCTAAAGAGGAATTAGAATTTGCTCTCCAGGTGATTGCTCATCGCGTGGAAAAGCGTAATCAAAAAGAAAATCGAACCTATTACGCTGCTCAAAACCCTGCTGCGTATAGTGTAAGCCCTAATCAGCAGCCCGTATCCACACCCCCCCCTGATGCTATAGGGAACTCCCATTGCCAAGGGGAGGATACTACCGAATTTGAGTCGCCTCCGACCGATCGCGTTACGCTACTCCACTGCGTAGAAATACTTCGCTCTGGTATCAAGCAGGGGGTGGACGCGATTAAGGGCATCCTTAAGCGATGGGTTGAAGATTTGCGCTGGGATACCGTGCTGGAACTTGAGGCGATCGCTCCTGATGAACTGCGACTTGTCGAGGATCAAGTCCCGGAATTTTATGCCTTGCTGAATGAAGAGGTGTTGCCGATGGAGGGATAA
- a CDS encoding tyrosine-type recombinase/integrase — translation MKIDRHGKAKVLSPEEIQRLFTSGLTTERDRTLIGVMLYTGCRVNEAVTLKIKDVYNSKGRIRAELIIRKGNTKGKLATRSIPILSELRNFLATYKPTNSRDGFLFPGRWGRGHLHSEYASLIFREACERADIEGASTHSCRRTALTFMSNAGIPLRVIQEISGHRNLEQLQNYLEVEPSQVRGAIAALSMLSPPSMSSSNQDMQNADNTRLSSE, via the coding sequence GTGAAAATTGACCGTCACGGAAAGGCAAAAGTTTTGTCGCCGGAAGAAATCCAGCGTCTATTCACTTCGGGATTAACCACAGAGCGAGACAGAACCCTAATAGGCGTGATGCTGTACACGGGTTGCCGCGTCAATGAAGCAGTTACCCTAAAAATTAAAGATGTTTATAACAGCAAGGGACGGATCAGAGCAGAGCTGATCATCCGTAAAGGGAATACAAAGGGAAAGTTAGCTACCCGCAGCATTCCGATTTTGTCAGAACTAAGGAACTTCTTAGCTACTTACAAACCGACAAACTCCCGTGACGGTTTTTTGTTTCCTGGTAGATGGGGGCGCGGTCACTTGCACTCAGAATATGCAAGCCTAATCTTCCGAGAAGCTTGCGAACGTGCGGACATCGAAGGAGCAAGCACACACAGTTGCCGCAGAACCGCACTTACTTTCATGAGCAATGCCGGAATTCCATTGCGGGTCATCCAAGAAATTAGCGGACATCGCAACTTAGAGCAACTGCAAAATTATCTGGAGGTGGAACCATCCCAAGTCCGGGGTGCGATCGCGGCGTTATCGATGCTATCACCGCCATCAATGAGCAGCAGCAATCAAGACATGCAAAATGCGGATAACACGAGGTTATCATCGGAGTGA